CTGGAATACATCTTGAGACATACAATAAATAATTACGTAACTGATTGGTTACAAATATATATGTAACTATTTAGTTACGCAAATAAATTTATACTTCCTCGGAAAAACGACCAGAGGCTATAGCAGGAAATTGACTATATGAATTGTTGAAAAGATAGGTATAGGCAGGTATTGTATCGCCTTCAATAACGACTGGAATAATCTCACGTTTAAACTCATTAGGCAGGTTGAATTGTGAGCCAATTCCTTCGTAATCGTCTAATTTTTGCAGGAGTTGTTCTTTATTCTGAGTTACTTCAAACAAATGACCATACACCTTGTTCTTTGAATCGGGGAGGTACACAGCTCCCGGATAGAAGCTAACTTGAAACAGGATGCCGGGGAAGTAACCTTCTCCAATAAAAGTCTGTGTTGAATGAAGGTATCGTGCCACCGGGTTGTCGCAACCTTTCATCAATGTACCATATACAAAAAGCATGTTGGTTTCCTTTTTCATAATGAAAGAAGGTACTCTGATTACCCTTGAGTTAGTAATACTAAAGCATCGTTAAGTGCGGCTACAGAGTGAGAAACTTCTGCAGGGATTTCAATTTCATCGAACTGCTTGAGACGGGTATCTTTCTTTCCCTGGTGATACATCACTTCACCTTCCAACACTAATAACTTGGTAGGGTGATGGGCTTTATGATCCTCAAGTTTCATTCCCTTGTTAAAACCGAATACTAATACTTTAAAATGGTCTCCAATATGAAAGGACTTAGCAATAGGATGATTTGCCGTTTTTAACTGATCTTTAATGGAATCAATGGTCATAAATCGGTGGTTAAGTGAATTTGAACAAACATCTTACAAAAATGACTGCACTATTGCGAAATGTAGTCATTATTCATCTTCAGTTTAAATCTCAGGAGGGCTTCCTTATCTACTGATAGAGTTACACGGAAATCAGGATAAACTCAGATTTTGTTGTCTCTGAGATCTTTATGGAGAGAAGCTTCTTTTAGTTGTCGATTCTGAAGCAGGTAATCCAGATCGTTTCTGTTATCATACATCAACTGTTTATGGTAATAATTGATGTATTCACAGATAGCAAAAAGATTAGCAAAGATTGCCCAGCCAAATAGATTGTCACCATTTAAGCTTTTACCCGAGATGTACCACTGAATCAATAGAATAATCGGGATTAAACCTATGGCAACTCGATTATGCTTTTTAAAGGCCCGAAAACGGGATAAGATAGTTCGTTCAAAAATCGGTTTTTCATTCAGTGAAGAAAACTTCACCCACCAGTAGTATGTGCCTTGAAATAAGATGTAGCACATCAGTATGAGACCATAGGACAGAAAGATGTAATCCCAAAAGCCGTAATGGAAATTGATAAAAAGTAAAATCCCAAAAAACATCACCACATTCATTCCTTCAACCTGGAAAGTCCACTGAAGGCGTTTTAGTAGCTTCTTTTTTTGGGATCCTAAAGACATAGAAAAAATAAAGGCTGCATAGTGAATTTATTTTATTTATAAATCACACCATCTTTCATAACAAAAGAAACTCGTTCGAGTGTTGTTACATCTTCTAATGGATTATCATCAGTTGCTATGATGTCAGCTAATTTTCCAGCTTCGATAGAACCAATTTGATCCTGCATTCCTAAAACGGTAGCTCCGGTCATAGTTGCACTTTTGATCGCTTCCATGGTGGGCATTCCAACTTCAGTCATGTATTGGAATTCTTTACCGTTTAGTCCGTGAGGAAATACTCCGGCATCGGTTCCAAATGCAATATTAACGCCTCTTTTGTAGGCCTCAGCAAATGTATTTTGGATCATAGGCCCAATCTCCAGTGCTTTAGGTACAACCAGTTCAGGATAATATCCATCAATTTGAGCTTTTTCTGCTACCCATTTTCCTGCTGAAATGGTAGGCACGTAATAAGTTCCCTTTTCAATCATAAGGTCCATGACTTCAGGAGTCATCTTTGTGCCGTGTTCTATGGTGAGCACTCCTGCTTCAACGGCACGTTTCATTCCCTCAGCGCCATGGGCATGAGCTGCCACGTGCATGCCGTATTCATTGGCTGTCTCAACAATGGCATTTAATTCATCCATAAAAAACTGTGGGGCATCACCGGATTTTGCAACACTTAATACTCCGCCCGTAGCCGTAATTTTGATATGATCGGCACCGTTCTTGTATCGTTGACGTACCGCTTCTCGTGCTTCAGCAACACCGTTTAATACACCATCAACAGGCTCCGGGCTTCCCATCAAATCTTCTTTCCAGCCATTAGTCGGATCGGCATGACCGCCGGTAGTAGCCAGTGATTTACCAACGGTGATAATTCTTGGTCCAACCACATATCCGCCTTTAATAGCATCTCTGAGCGAGATATTAACTCCGGAACCTCCCAATTCCCGAACAGTTGTGAAACCAGCCATCAATGTTCGCTTCGAAAATAGAACTGAGCGATAGGCTTTATCGGCATCGTTAAAAGTGAAAGGCTCCAAATATTTAGCCGCATTTGTTTCACTTTCCAGGTGGACGTGTAAATCAATTAAACCGGGAAGAACCGTTTTTGATTTAAGATCTATAATTTCATCTCCGTCTCTTCCATTTATATAACCGTTTTGGATACCGGTTATCTCATTTCCTTCAACGATGATACTTACCTCACTGCGCGGATTATCAGAGATACCATCAATCAAAGTCCCTGCATGAATTATAGTCCGTTGTGCATGAGCAGAAAAAGATGTGAAAATCAGAATGATAAAGGAAAAGAAAAGTGTTTTGATGTCCATGATAACTTTGATTGGTTCTTTGATTTGGCGCAATATAGGTAAATGAAGTCAAATAAAAGTGAGTCTCCGGACTTGTTAAGTATGGAAAATATTGGAGCTTCTTTATTCACTTTAGAGCTTTTTTTATGGTAATTTTGAAGTCTTTTTAATATCCACAAACAGAGGATTAATGACGGTCTTATTATTCATCATTGGCTTGGTAACCTTGATTGGCGGGGCTGAGCTGTTTCTCAAGTCAGTAGATAAGTTTGGGCTTGCCTGGAGTGTTTCTCCCGTTGTTATGGGATTGACGGTTGTGGCATTTGCAACCGGCGCCCCGGAACTTGCCATCAGTTTGCAAGCGGCGGCAGATGGAAGGCCGGATCTTGTTTTGGGTAATATTCTGGGAAGTAATATTGCGAACATTCTCCTTATTCTCGGTATTGCTGGGCTTGTGAAGCCGCTTAGGATAACCAATCGGATTATTAAAATTGATGTTCCGGTTGTGATAGGGACGAGTGCATTGCTTTATGTTTTGGCTATGGATGGCCTGCTTACCTTAACCGATGGATTGATCATATTCGGTGGTCTTATTGCCTATTCGGTTTTTATGTATACACAGATCAAGAAAGATCGTGATGCTAATAAAAAGAAGTCAGCTGATGAAAAACCAAAGCTTGATGAACCCCTGACAACTTTATTTTACGGCAAATATATATTTCTTCTTTTAGGTGGGTTAGTATTAATTGTGATGGGATCTCGCTGGATGGTAGAAGCGGCCGTTGAAATAGCTGATATTTTGGGCATCTCAGAATTAATTATTGGACTGACTATTGTTTCTATAGGAACCTCACTGCCTGAAGTTGCCACTTCACTTTCAGCAGTAAGAAAAGGAGATTCAGACACAGCGGTTGCCAATGTGATGGGAAGTAATCTTTATAATATTCTGCTCACTTTAAGTCTGACCATCATTGTAGCACCGGGGGCTTTAACCGTTTCTCCCGATGCCCTAAACCTTGATATGCCATTCATGATCATTGTTGCATGCACATGTTTGCCTCTATTTTGGCCGGCCAAAGAATTGACCAGACCCGTAGCGAGCGGATTCCTGTTATACTATGCGTTGTACATGGCCTACCTAATTCTAATATCTATAGGGCATCCTTTTCAGGAGACAATGGAGTGGGGGATGCTATGGATTGTAATTCCGATAACGGTGGTCTTAGCCACTGTTAAATTTATTGGGCACCTTAGAAACCGATAAGGTTTTTCTTTTAGTCGCTAAGTAACTGTAACGTTTACTGTTGCTATTTAAGATCCGATTGTTATATTCGTGTAGAGAGTAATGATTCGGGTACTATGAAAAAGCTCCTTCCAATATTATTTACATCCACATTTCTACTGATTGGCTGCGATTTATTTGACAGCGCTAGCTCATCTAAAAAGAAAGAAATAGAACCCTTTTTCTGGGGTAGCGAGAAGTCATTTCCGGATTTAGCTCCAAGAATTTGGGTGTCTCCCAACGATCATATCTTCGCAGGGGGCGATTCTGCTTGGTTTTTATCAACAGATTATGGAGAAACGTTTTCCGAATTTGATGTACCTGATGAGGTTCTGAGTTTTGCCGTTAAGAAATATGGGCAAACGTATTATGGGAAAGGGCAGGTACTTTCTGATTTTTACATTATCGCAGGTGATACACTGGATCGGCCTTTTTTTGGTGGCGCTTTTAATCTTTACACTTCAAAAGATGGGAATAATTGGGCGAAAATTTCAGGTCCTTTTCAGATGTTTGACTTCATAAAGCATCAGGACTTAATGTATGTTGGAGAGCAAAATGGAGTAGTAGTACACAACTTAAGTACAGGAGAAGAATATGCTGCTGAGTTCCAATTTGATGGTGAGAATAGTCTTTATGTTCAAGAGCTGAAAGTAAACAGTAAGGGGGCAATATTTGCGGGGACTTTAGATGCTATTTACAGATCAAAAGATCAGGGGCGGTCGTGGGAATTAGTTACAGAAGAGATTTCTGAACGCTTTTACTGGGTAGAAAAAATCATCATTGAAGATGAAGTAATGTATGGTGTTGGCTCGAAAATATTGAAGTCCACCGATTCTGGGGAGAACTGGACCATTTCAGACTATACAATGGAAAACTATGAAGAAGGGGAAATTGAACAACTGTTTATAACTGATTTTGATATATCTGCAGATGGATATAAATATACCATTAATTACTTAGGCTTCTTTATAAATAGTGAAAAACAGGATAACCTGTTTAAGTTTTATGGTCCCGAAAAATATGAACGTTTCTCTGAAGACCTTCCAATGAACTACAGTGAAGTGCATTCTTTTAGGAATGGAGGAGTACTGATATTAAGCACCAGCAATTACTTTTATCGGGTTGGAACCAGGAATAGTGATTCAAAGTACTGGATACAGTGATTTTTTCTTATCAATACTTTATTACTCTTTCTCCATTTGATAATGCTTCGCATAATTCACATCTAAAATATCGAGCCGGTTGAAGTGTGTTTGAAGTCGTTCTAAGAAATCTTCCCAGTCTTTATTCTCAACCGAAGACCACACCACTTCCGCCAGCGCAGTAGCTCTTGGGTAAGCCATATATTCTACTTTTTTGCCGGAATGAAGGTATTCTGACCACACATTTCCCTGAGATCCCAGAATGTATTTTGCTTCTTCAGGAGTGAGTTCCTCAGGAATTGGTTCATAATTGTAAACATCCTCCAGAGTAGTCATGCCGCCAATAGATATCGGTTCATCTGCCGTTGGTTCAGCTTGAAAATGGTCGAAGTAGTTGGTGCCATTGGGTGTCATGATAACATCGTGCTGAATTTTTGCAGCCTGAATGCCACCAGCTTCGCCTCGCCAGCTCATAACGGTAGCTTGAGGCGCAAGTCCGCCTTCCATGATTTCATCCCAGCCAATAATCTGCCGGCCGTTTTCATTTAGAAATTTCTCTATCCGTTCGATGAAGTAACTCTGTAATTCATGTTCATCTTTCAGCCCTTCCCGTTTGATTACTTCCTGAGCAATCTCACTTTCTTCCCATTGTTTCTTAGGAGCTTCATCACCGCCAATGTGGATATACTTGCTTGGGAAAAGCTCCATGACTTCCACTAGCACATCTTCGAGGAAATCAAAGGTTTCCTCTTTAGGACAATAGATATCCTCAAAAACTCCCCAGGTAGATGTAACATGATATTCCTTGTCAAAGCAGCCAAACTCTGGGTAAGCCGCCAAAGCTGCACTTGAGTGACCCGGCATCTCAACCTCAGGTATAATCGTGATATGTCTTTTCTGTGCATAAGCTACAACTTGTTTGATCTCCTCTTGGGTGTAGAAGCCGCCGTGACGAACGTTGTCATACACTCCGGATCCGTAGTTGCCAATCAGGGTTGAGTCGCGCCAGGCTCCAATTTCGGTGAGCTTAGGGTACTTCTTGATTTCAATGCGCCAGCCCTGATCTTCTGTGAGATGCCAGTGAAAGCGATTCATTTTATGCATAGCCAGCAGATCGATGTATTTCTTTACGAACTCAACCGGAAAGAAATGGCGAGCAACGTCCAGATGCATGCCACGGTATTCAAATCGAGGATAGTCGGTGATCTCTACAGCCGGAATATTCCACTCCGTATTAACCGGCGCCATCGATGGTTTTTGGTATTCAATTTCGACCGGTAGCAGCTGGCGAAGGGTTTGGATTCCGTAGAAAAGTCCGGCAGTGGTTGGGGCAGAGATGGTAACTAAATCTTCATCCACAGAAAGTTGATACCCTTCCTCATTCTGAATACCCGATTCAGAATTTAAATGAAGGTAGATTCCGGAATCGGGAGCAGATGTACCCGAAACGATGTGATGCTTAATCCAGGTGGCCGAGAAGAGTAAATCGGAGAGATATCCTCCAAGGGATTCCATCTCCTCAGATGATTCAGATAGAATGATATCCGAACTTCGGGTCAGCTCAAAATGACCTCCACCCTGAACCATAGAAACCGGTTTTGGGATCACTGTTTGGGCCTTCACTTCAAAAGTAGAAAAAAGAATAATCAGGCTGAGTGTAAACAGAGAAAGAGCAGAGTATTGAATTCGGTGGGTCATTTTAGACAATTCAGTTCAATTTTGAATCTAAAATAGCATTTCTCTTTAATTATAAGTACTCTAATTTATCTATTCTTAAGTGCTTTAATTACAAACAGTAGATGTCTATTTAAGATGAATTACTCTTCCTTACAAAAGTTATTGATAATAGTATTAGCCGGGGCTATATCAATCTCTTGCAGCAACGATAGTGAGATAAACCAAAACATGTTGAATGACATCGTTTCATTCACACCTAATGAGATAAGAAGTTTTGATCATATTGAGGGTAATTACTTTAGTCATTTAGGATATGAGAGTAAAGTATTGGAAAACGGGAATATCGTTTTTGCTGATCGGCAATTATCTAATATTTTTGTTATTAGTCCTGAAGGTGAGCTTCGAAAACTAGTAAGACAAGGGAGAGGACCAGGAGAAATATTGGATGCTTACAGTTTTACGGTAAATAGTGAAGGTCATTTGTTTACTTATGATCAAGACAATAATAAGCTGTTAGAATTTGATGATGAGTTTGAATTTTTTGAAAGCTACTTTCCCCAAGAGTATGGTAGCAGCACCGTTTCTTATGCTTATGAAGTCGGGAAAGGAAATTTTGTTTTTGAGTTGCATTCCTTTGAGTATCTCAATAATCCGGACAAAACAAAAGAGAAGGTTTTTGTTCAATATGATGACAATAAGGAGGAATTTGGTAAGGAATGGTCTGTTGCTGATAAACCATATGCGATTCTGAGAATAGCTGGAAGAGTTGTAGGTGCTGGAAACGTTCCATTTGCCTTCGATCAGCTTACCTATCCAAATGCGAATAATAATTCCATTTTTATATTCAATACAGATTCACCGTTTATAGCGGAAATTGATGCAAATTATGACACCCTAAATACTATACCAGTAAACTTGCCTATTGAGAAAGTAAACTCTGCTGAACGAGATTCTATTGAGCAGGAAAATAGGAAAGAGCAATGGGATACCATGGAGGATATGATTCCAGAGACTAAAACTCAGGCTGACAAAATGCTTTACCACGACGGGAAATTCTGGTTAAAGTCGAACCTGCGGGGAAATTACCAAAAGTGGTTTGTAGTAAATATGGATGGACAGATTCTAAGAGCTGTTAACCTTCCCAAAGAAAGTATCTTAATGCACGTATCTGATGAGCATCTTGGTGTGCGAATGGATGATGTAACTTTTGCGCTATATGAAAATCCAATCAGTGAGGTGCAAAATTAGCAGTACTTTGAAGTACTATGTGCTTTTTCTAAAATCATAAAGATTAATCCGTTCAACTTGAGATCCCTCGTGTTTGATAATTGATTCCTCGAAAAGAATCCCAGGCACTCGGGATGACAAATCAAGACGTACAATCGTCAACCGTCACTGGTCATTGGTCATTAGTCATTGGTCATTGAAACTTGGGATTTAAGAAACATTACTTCTTCGCCTGCTCTTCCTTTTCTTTCAGGATATAATTGGCATATAGAAATTCAAGCGCTGCAGACTCATAGCCTTTCCAGTTTTGAATCAGCTCCTGAAATCGTTCTTCAGATGTATTGTGAGGATCTTCTCCGTAGCTCCAGATGATCCAGCGTCGCAATCCTTTCTCTTCTCCGCTTTTTTTGTTGGAAGGGAAAACGGCGTCTGTTCGTCCGCGCATCATCATCAAATCCTGTCCGGAAGTGGGACCGATGCCTTTAATACTGGTGATTTTGTCGTAGAACTCTTGAGGCTCACAATTCATCAAGTGGTCCATATCGACTTCACCCGCTACAATATCGTTTGCCAATCCAACCAGATACTGCCCTTTTCTTAGAGTAGGACCCATTTTACGGATCTGGGCAGGGTCAGCCTTCATCAGCTGATGGGGGCGAGGCCAGGCGGGTAAAGATTTCTTACCCAAGGTAAGTGCGGTTCCGTAGCCTTCCCGGATTTTGAACATCATCTTTTTAGCGGTCGGCTTGTGATTCATCTGCATCTGTACAATGCGATATAGAATATCCTCAAACAAATTAGCGCGGGTCATTCGCTTAAGTCCGTAGAGGTCTGTTAGCTTATCCCCCAAAACAGGGTCTTTCTCAGCTTTGTCATAAAGTGGACGCAAATCCATGTCGGTGCCAAAAATTTTTGCCAGACTTTCATTGGCTAATCCGATTTCTTCTTTGGAAAGCGACTCCGGGGATTCAATATGAAATTCCGGATTCTCAGGGTCGCCATTAAAGAAAATAGTAACGATGATATCAGTATCTCCAACTGGAATAGGGCGCGTAAATCCTTCCTCAAAAACTTTTTCCGGCTCATGTTCATGATCGAAATATGATTCGATATCCAGGCAAAGAAACCAGTCGTGAGGAGGGATGGATTTGAGGGTCCAGGAGCTCATGGTAAAATATTAGTTTGAAGGTATGTGATACTAAGAATCAACGAAAAGGATGAATCGTTTCAAAATAAAAAAGGCCACTGAAAATCAGCAGCCTTTATAATATTGAGAGTCTTAACTGTTAGTTAGCCAGTTCTACTTCTTTAGTACTGCTAAAAGGATTCCAATTAATGGCTTTTGCCTTTTCTAGCAGTTGATCTGTAGTAATGTAAACAACAGGGATAAAGATCAGCGTAACAAGAGTAGAAGCTGTTAATCCACCAATCACAACTCTGGCAAGAGAAGCTTGAATTTCGGCTCCGGCGCCCAATCCAAACGAAAGAGGAAGAAGGCCCAATACGGTAGTCAAGGTAGTCATAAGGATTGGTCGGAGGCGTAAACGTCCTGCTTCAATAACCGCTTCTAAAACCGGCATATTCTTTTCCCGCCTCATGAGATTAATGTAATCGACCAGAACGATGGCATTATTAACCACAATCCCGACGAGCATTATCATCCCCATTAAACTTTGGATGTTTAGTGTAGTTCCAGTTAATAAAAGGGCGGGGATTACACCAATCATCGCTAAAGGTACAGAGAACATAACCACCAGCGGATCAAGGAAACGCTCGAACTGTCCGGCCATCACCATATAAATAAGAATGAGGGCCATGATGATTGACATGGCGAAGTCATCAGCAGCTTTTTGCTGTTCTTCATACTCTCCACCGAAAACAATAGTGAAACCGGATGGCAGAGGGAAGTCAGACAGTTCAGCCTGAATAGATTCGACCGCTTCACCGAGTGCAATTCCACTTTCAAGGTTTGCGGTGATGTTTGTTACTCGCTGTCCATTGATACGGTTGATATCTTCAGGTCCGCGACCGCTTTCTTTTCTTATGACAGAAGAGACGGGTATCACACCTCCGTCAGGTGTACGAATTGAAATGTTATCAATATCCAAAGTTCCTAAGCGATCTTCAGGTTGCAGGCGAACGGTGATTGGATATTCGTCGCCACCAATACGGTAAGAACCTGCTCGGCT
Above is a window of Balneola sp. DNA encoding:
- a CDS encoding amidohydrolase, whose protein sequence is MDIKTLFFSFIILIFTSFSAHAQRTIIHAGTLIDGISDNPRSEVSIIVEGNEITGIQNGYINGRDGDEIIDLKSKTVLPGLIDLHVHLESETNAAKYLEPFTFNDADKAYRSVLFSKRTLMAGFTTVRELGGSGVNISLRDAIKGGYVVGPRIITVGKSLATTGGHADPTNGWKEDLMGSPEPVDGVLNGVAEAREAVRQRYKNGADHIKITATGGVLSVAKSGDAPQFFMDELNAIVETANEYGMHVAAHAHGAEGMKRAVEAGVLTIEHGTKMTPEVMDLMIEKGTYYVPTISAGKWVAEKAQIDGYYPELVVPKALEIGPMIQNTFAEAYKRGVNIAFGTDAGVFPHGLNGKEFQYMTEVGMPTMEAIKSATMTGATVLGMQDQIGSIEAGKLADIIATDDNPLEDVTTLERVSFVMKDGVIYK
- a CDS encoding gamma-glutamylcyclotransferase, coding for MKKETNMLFVYGTLMKGCDNPVARYLHSTQTFIGEGYFPGILFQVSFYPGAVYLPDSKNKVYGHLFEVTQNKEQLLQKLDDYEGIGSQFNLPNEFKREIIPVVIEGDTIPAYTYLFNNSYSQFPAIASGRFSEEV
- a CDS encoding beta-N-acetylglucosaminidase, with the protein product MTHRIQYSALSLFTLSLIILFSTFEVKAQTVIPKPVSMVQGGGHFELTRSSDIILSESSEEMESLGGYLSDLLFSATWIKHHIVSGTSAPDSGIYLHLNSESGIQNEEGYQLSVDEDLVTISAPTTAGLFYGIQTLRQLLPVEIEYQKPSMAPVNTEWNIPAVEITDYPRFEYRGMHLDVARHFFPVEFVKKYIDLLAMHKMNRFHWHLTEDQGWRIEIKKYPKLTEIGAWRDSTLIGNYGSGVYDNVRHGGFYTQEEIKQVVAYAQKRHITIIPEVEMPGHSSAALAAYPEFGCFDKEYHVTSTWGVFEDIYCPKEETFDFLEDVLVEVMELFPSKYIHIGGDEAPKKQWEESEIAQEVIKREGLKDEHELQSYFIERIEKFLNENGRQIIGWDEIMEGGLAPQATVMSWRGEAGGIQAAKIQHDVIMTPNGTNYFDHFQAEPTADEPISIGGMTTLEDVYNYEPIPEELTPEEAKYILGSQGNVWSEYLHSGKKVEYMAYPRATALAEVVWSSVENKDWEDFLERLQTHFNRLDILDVNYAKHYQMEKE